The Tenebrio molitor chromosome 3, icTenMoli1.1, whole genome shotgun sequence genome contains a region encoding:
- the Hpd gene encoding 4-hydroxyphenylpyruvate dioxygenase: MTTYTDKGVKPSNGRFLYFDHLTFYVGNAKQAASYYISRLGFEPLAYKGLETKSRKYAAHVVRQNKVVFVFVSPYEPGDDEVSPHLVKHGDGVKDIAMAVEDLDNIVLRAKQKGAKIIKDIWEESDFNGVVRFAKIQTYGDTTHTFIDKSLYRGPFLPGYVMCHEDKLSKKLPPGKLDFIDHVVGNQPDGDMESVAKWYETVLQFHRFWSVDDKQVHTEYSALRSIVMSNWEENIKLPINEPAPGKKKSQIEEYVEYYGGAGVQHIALNTQNIIESVRNLQERGVEFLQVPDSYYDILRDKLKHSKIRVAEDLDVLQKLKILIDYDENGYLLQIFTKNMQDRPTLFLEVIQRRNHNGFGAGNFKALFEAIEIEQAKRGNL; this comes from the exons ATG ACGACCTACACAGACAAGGGTGTTAAG ccaagcaacggtagatttttatatttcgaccatttgacattttacgtgGGAAATGCCAAACAAGCCGCCAGTTACTACATCAGCAGACTGGGCTTCGAGCCTTTGGCCTACAAAGGACTCGAAACCAAGAGCCGGAAGTACGCCGCTCATGTAGTGCGCCAAAACAag GTGGTTTTTGTGTTTGTGTCCCCGTACGAACCGGGAGACGACGAAGTAAGTCCCCATTTAGTCAAACACGGCGACGGAGTCAAAGATATAGCGATGGCTGTGGAAGATTTGGACAACATAGTCTTG AGAGCCAAACAAAAAGGTGCCAAAATCATCAAAGACATTTGGGAGGAGAGCGACTTCAACGGCGTAGTCAGATTCGCCAAAATCCAAACG TATGGAGACACCACGCATACTTTCATCGACAAAAGCCTGTACAGAGGACCTTTCTTGCCTGGCTACGTGATGTGCCACGAGGACAAATTGTCAAAGAAATT ACCCCCCGGCAAGCTGGACTTCATCGACCACGTGGTGGGGAATCAGCCCGACGGCGACATGGAGTCGGTGGCGAAATGGTACGAGACGGTCCTCCAGTTCCACCGGTTTTGGTCCGTCGACGACAAGCAGGTCCACACCGAATACTCGGCGTTGCGGTCCATCGTGATGAGCAACTGGGAGGAGAACATCAAGCTCCCGATAAACGAGCCCGCTCCCGGGAAGAAGAAGAGCCAGATCGAGGAGTACGTGGAGTACTACGGGGGAGCTGGGGTGCAGCACATCGCCCTCAACACCCAAAACATCATCGAATCGGTGCGGAACCTGCAAGAGAGGGGAGTGGAGTTCCTGCAGGTGCCCGACAGCTACTACGACATTCTTCGCGACAAGCTAAAGCACAGCAAGATCCGAGTCGCCGAAGATTTGGATGTTTTGCAGAAACTGAAGATCTTGATCGATTACGACGAGAACGGGTATTTGTTGCAGATCTTCACCAAGAACATGCAGGACAGGCCCACGCTGTTTTTGGAGGTGATCCAGAGAAGAAACCACAAT GGATTCGGAGCTGGGAATTTCAAGGCGCTGTTCGAGGCGATCGAAATAGAACAAGCCAAACGTGGAAATCTATAA
- the endos gene encoding alpha-endosulfine — MSDQESEQTQEMSPHDVEKLEEAKLKAKYAGGPGGPAGGRLMGGHSAFLQKRLAKGQKFFDSGDYQMAKQKLGGVNKAPLKTPCPVPGFATGEAIPTPETVPARKTSIIQPSKFTSNVS, encoded by the coding sequence ATGAGCGATCAAGAGTCGGAACAGACCCAAGAAATGAGCCCGCACGACGTGGAAAAACTCGAAGAGGCGAAATTGAAAGCCAAATATGCAGGGGGCCCTGGCGGTCCTGCCGGTGGTCGATTGATGGGTGGCCATTCGGCATTCCTGCAGAAGCGTCTCGCCAAAGGTCAGAAGTTCTTCGATTCGGGGGATTATCAAATGGCGAAACAGAAACTGGGAGGTGTGAACAAAGCGCCTTTGAAGACACCCTGCCCCGTACCTGGATTTGCTACAGGTGAAGCCATCCCCACGCCTGAGACTGTGCCAGCGAGGAAAACGTCGATCATACAACCGTCAAAATTCACGTCTAACGTGAGCTAG
- the LOC138126763 gene encoding DNA endonuclease RBBP8-like, giving the protein MSLSSYEDWVSIYNQEIKGVWEEERKELRKVAMIYCAFQLELDRVKDYLSNELSIVKSELKKRDFLQKCKNFKGLAESEYFGELIEPEKENKTPEHVPFRKIDLNSIKSEEFFIESPNTAAFVQQRSPPPTPRQNETATSPVINKNRFGRSKRKNSTSPSCIPPLVIDKTPKLEITKSHEFKTPKDCNDSNIMECSIIENTPNIKSTKRAKMSLLKSRTNKSKLNKSKQATTLTQMFLKPRKQKQVDSNLASMSINEMIDLINESSSDADTDESDATVDDLELPQPEEQVPEDLATFVEKYDKIPEKKDGDSKFAYEEVVRGKERKKLKGWSCKECQAYYECLNLPPEELEKKKNDCSRHRHKFQPREETYAGFWDLTFGPSPKTQETEESIVFNYKKSS; this is encoded by the exons ATGAGTTTAAGTTCGTATGAAGATTGGGTGTCAATTTACAACCAAGAAATAAAAGGAGTATGGgaagaagaaagaaaagaactTCGAAAAGTGGCCATGATCTACTGTGCCTTCCAGTTGGAATTAGATA GAGTTAAAGACTACTTAAGTAATGAATTATCAATAGTTAAATCAGAGTTGAAGAAAAGAGATTTCctgcaaaaatgtaaaaattttaaaggaCT GGCTGAGTCTGAATATTTTGGAGAATTAATAGAACCTGAAAAAG AAAATAAGACACCTGAACACGTGCCATTTAGAAAAATCGATCTCAATAGTATAAAAAGTGAAGAATTTTTTATAGAGTCTCCAAACACGGCAGCTTTTGTTCAGCAACGCTCACCACCCCCAACCCCGCGCCAAAATGAAACTGCCACCAGTCCTGtgattaataaaaatcgtttTGGCAGGTCCAAACGGAAAAATTCGACGAGTCCATCGTGTATACCTCCACTCGTAATCGACAAAACTCCAAAACTGGAGATCACAAAAAGTCACGAATTTAAAACTCCAAAAGACTGCAACGACTCCAATATAATGGAGTGCtcgattattgaaaacacGCCAAATATAAAATCGACGAAGAGAGCGAAAATGTCGCTTTTGAAGTCGAGAACCAACAAATCCAAACTGAACAAAAGCAAGCAGGCGACGACGCTCACGCAGATGTTTTTGAAGCCCAGAAAGCAAAA gcaAGTTGATTCTAATCTGGCGTCAATGAGCATCAACGAAATGATAGACTTGATAAATGAGAGCAGTAGTGACGCGGACACTGATGAGTCGGATGCTACAGTCGATGACCTTGAACTGCCTCAACCTGAAGAACAGGTTCCGGAAGATTTGGCGACTTTCGTAGAAAAATACGACAA GATACCGGAAAAAAAGGATGGAGATTCGAAATTTGCGTATGAGGAGGTCGTCAGAGGCAAggaacgaaaaaaattgaaagggTGGTCCTGCAAAGAGTGTCAAGCTTATTACGAGTGTCTGAACTTGCCGCCAGAGGAGctggaaaagaagaaaaacgaTTGCTCGCGACACAGACATAAGTTCCAACCAAGAGAAGAGACTTACGCGGGATTTTGGGATCTGACGTTCGGGCCTTCCCCCAAAACGCAAGAAACAGAAGAGTCGATCGTGTTCAATTATAAGAAGTcatcataa